ACCGAGACACCATCCAGATAGAGCATTGTGCCAAGCTTGTTGGAGTCGGTCATGGCTTACTCCGCCGGCTTGGGTTGGGGATCGGCGCGGGCTTCCACCTGCTGCGGTGTCGGCGCGCCGCGATCGTGCTGCTCGCGTTTGGTCGTAGCGGCGCGATATTGGCCGATGAGGCCGACAATGCCCTTGGGCAGGAACAGCGTGGTGACGACGAACAGCGCGCCCAGGGCGAAGAGCCAGTATTCAGGGAAGGCGCCGGTAAAGTAGGACTTGCCGACATTGACCAGAATGCCGCCGATGATGGGGCCGATAATGGTGCCGCGGCCGCCGACTGCCGTCCAGATCACCACCTCGATGGAATTGGCCGGGTCGAATTCGGAGGGGTTGATGATGCCGACCTGCGGCACATAGAGGGCCCCGGCAATGCCGGCGATGATGGCCGAGACGACAAAGGCAAAGAGCTTCACATATTCGACGCGGTAACCGAGAAAGCGGGTGCGGCTTTCGGCGTCGCGCACCGCCACCATGACCTTGCCCAGCTTGGAATTGACGATCATCGAGCAGGCCAGCACGGCCAAGGCCAGCGCAATGGCCGAGGCGGCAAAGAGAGCGGCGCGGGTGGAGCCCGCCTGCACGGGCTGGCCGAGAATGTCCTTGAAATCGGTGAGGCCGTTATTGCCGCCAAAGCCCATGTCATTGCGGAAAAAGGCCAGCAGCAGGGCGTAGGTCATGGCCTGGGTGATGATGGAGAGATAGACGCCGGTGACGCGGCTGCGAAAGGCAAGGAAGCCGAAGACGAAGGCCAGCAGGCCCGGCACGACCACGACCATCAGCATGGCGAACCAGAAATTGTCCATGCCCATCCAGTACCAGGGCAGTTCCTTCCAGTTCAGGAACACCATGAAATCGGGCAGGATGGGATTGGCATAGACACCCCGGGTGCCGATCTGGCGCATCAGATACATGCCCATGGCATAGCCGCCGATGGCAAAGAAGGCGCCGTGGCCCAGCGAGAGAATGCCGCAATAGCCCCAGACCAGGTCGAGCGCGAGCGCCAGCATGGCGAAGGTGAGATATTTGCCGAACAGGGGCACGGCATAGTTGGGCAGGCGCAGGGGATGGCCGTCGGGCAGCAGCAGGTTGGACATTGGCACGAGAATGGCGACAGCCAACAGGATGGCGACGATCCAGATCGCCTTGCGATCGAGGGCGCGGAAGAGGGCCTGGGTAATCATGCTTCGATCGAGCGTCCCTTGAGCGCGAAGAGGCCGCGGGGACGGCGCTGGATGAACAGGATGATGAGGACAAGAATGATGATCTTGCCCAGTACCGCGCCGGCATAAGGCTCGATGAACTTGTTGGCGATGCCCAGGGTGAGGGCGCCCACCAGCGTGCCCCAGAGATTGCCGACGCCGCCGAAGACCACGACCATGAAGCTGTCGATGATGTAGCCTTGGCCCAGATTGGGCGAGACATTGCCGATCTGGCTGAGGGCCACGCCGGCGAGGCCCGCAATGCCGGAGCCGAGGCCAAAGGTCAGGGCATCGACCAGAGGCGTACGGATGCCCATGGCCGAGGCCATGCGGCGGTTCTGCGTGACAGCGCGCATGTGCAGGCCGATGGCGGTATATTTGAGCACCAGCAGCAGGGCCACGAAGACCAGCATGGCGAAGATGACGATGTAGAAGCGGTTCCAGGTGATGGCCAGGCCGCCGAGCTCGAAGGAGCCCGACATCCAGGTTGGGTTGCCGACCTCGCGGATATTGGCGCTGAAGATGCGCTGCACGGCCTGCTGGATGATCAGCGAGATGCCCCAGGTGGCCAGGAGGGTTTCGAGTGGCCGGCCATAGAGGAAGCGGATGATGCCGCGTTCGATGGCGATGCCGATCAGGCCGGTGACAAGGAAGGCCAAAGGCAGGGCGATGGCCAGCGACCAGTCGAACAGGCCAGGGAAATTCTGGCGGATGATCTCCTGCACCACGAAGGTGGTGTAGGCGCCCAGCATGACCATTTCGCCATGGGCCATGTTGATCACGCCCATCACCCCGAAGGTGATGGCCAGACCGATGGCGGCCAGCAGCAGGACCGAGCCGAGCGAGATGCCGAACCAGATGTTCTGCGCCACATCCCAGACGGCGCGGTCGCGGGCGAGTCCATCTATGGCGGTCTGGATCAGCGGCTTGACCGTGTCGGGCGCGGTATTGAGGGCAGTGGTCAGCGTATTGAGCGCGTCGCGGCCGCCAATGGCCTGAACTACCGGAATGGCGGCCTGCCAGTCCTCGATGGCGGCGTCGGGCGTCTTGAGAATGATGGCGGCACGAGCCTGCTGCATGACGCGCTGGATATTGGCGTCGGTTTCGGCTGATATGGCGCTGTCGAGCAGTTCGAGCTGGGCCGGATCGGCGTCGCGCAGGATGGACTGGGCGGCAAACAGGCGAATGCCGGGGTCTTCGCTCAGCAGCGTCATCTGGCCGATGGCGGTGCGCAGCACGCGGCGCAGGCCGTTATTGACCTTGACCTTGTCGAGACCGTCTTCTGTCAGGCCGGGCAGTTCAGCCCCGGTCACGGGATCGGAGATCGTGCCCTTGCCCCCCGAGGCAGCGGTAAAGACCACCTTGCCGGTGGCCTCATCGACATAGAGTTCGCCTTCGAGCAGGATTTCGAGCACGGGCACGACACGAGGGTCGCCGGTGGCGGCGAGCACGCCGATGGCAGCTTCACGGTCCTTGAAATTGCCGGGGGCGAGGGCGTCGACCAACGGGCTGAGTTCCGCATCGGCGATCTGGGCCTGGGCAGGAGCGGCAAAGCCGAGCGTGAGGGCAAGGAGGAGCGCGATGGTCCGGAGCAGGGTGATTGCGTTCATCATTGGCCTCATGCGTCTGTCAGTGGAAAGACGAGGGCGGCAGAAGCCGTCCTCGTCGCGATTTCTGGGTGAAGCGAATTACATCGCCGTGCCGCCACACATCTTGGTTTCGGTATTGTAGTTGCCGCAGGAGATCGGGGCCGTCCAATCGGCTTCGATCATCTTGGATTCGGGCAGGAAGTCGGACCAGGCATCGCCGGGGACGAGTTCGGATTCCGAGACGACTTCGAACTGGCCATCGGCCTGGATCTCACCGATCAGCACCGGCTTGGTGATGTGGTGGTTGGGCAGCATGGTGGCGATGCCACCGGTCAGGTTCGGGGTCTCGAGGCCGATGATGGCGTCGAGCACGGCGTCGGTATCGGTGGTGCCGGCCTTTTCGACGGCCTGAACCCAGAGGTTGAAGCCGATGACAGTGGCTTCCATCGGGTCATTGGTCACCTTCTCAGCGTCGCCCATGAAGGTCTGCCAGGATTCGATGAAGGCAGCGTTTTCCGGCACATCGACGGACTGGAAGTAGTTCCAGGCAGCCAGGTGACCGACCAGGGGGGTGGTGTCGAAGCCGGCGAGTTCTTCTTCACCGACCGAGAAGGCGACGACCGGGATGTCCTCGGCCTTGATGCCCTGGTTGGCGAGTTCCTTGTAGAACGGCACGTTGGCATCGCCATTGATGGTGGAGACCACGGCGGTCTTCTTGCCGGTCGAGCCAAAGGTCTTGATGTCGGAGACAATGGTCTGCCAATCGGAATGACCGAAGGGCGTGTAGTTGATCATGATGTCTTCTTTGGCGACGCCCTTGTCCATGAGGTACTGCTCAAGGATCTTGTTGGTCGTCTGCGGATAGACATAGTCGGTGCCGGCCAGAACCCAGCGCTCGACGCCTTCGTTTTCCATCAGGTAGTCGACGGCGGGGATGGCCTGCTGGTTGGGAGCGGCGCCGGTGTAGAACACGTTGCGCTGGCTTTCTTCGCCCTCGTACTGGACGGGGTAGAAGAGGATGGAATTGAGTTCCTCGAAGACCGGCAGAACCGACTTGCGCGAGGAGGAGGTCCAGCAGCCGAAGACCGCGGCGACGCCGTTGACTTCGATCAGTTCACGGGCCTTTTCGGCAAAGAGCGGCCAGTCGGAAGCGGGGTCGACCACGACAGCCTCAAGCTGCTTGCCCAGGAGGCCGCCCTTCTTGTTCTGCTCGTCGATCAGGAACAGCATGGTGTCCTTGAGCGTGGTTTCGGAAATCGCCATCGTGCCCGACAGCGAATGCAGGACGCCGACCTTGATGGTCTCATCCTGGGCAAAGGCCGGAACCATGGCCGTCATGGAAAGGCTGCCGGCCATGGCCGCAGCAAGCAAAGCGCTCTTCGCGCCGAAATTGTTCATGTGATCGTCCCTCATGCAAAATGTGCCCCAAGCCACCAAGGGAGGCGCTTGTTGGGGGGACTGTGGGATGGATTGTTAACCGGGCCCTATACGTCGATTGACGTACCTGCCCGTCTGGCAGAGTCGCGCAGTGATCGCCGGGGCTGCAAAAACCTAGTGTTTGCAAGGAAAGAGCGTGCTAACACTGGCTTGACGATTATTTGTGCGGCCGACGAAATTGATTAACAACTAGACGGTTCATGGCGCGACAACGCATCATTCCCATCCGCCGCGAGTATAATCGCTGGGTCGCCAACCAGACCCTGGAAGATTATGCGCTACGCTTTACCGCCAAGTCGGCGCGGCGTTTTTCCAACGACCGCATTTCGCAGACGGCCATCGGGGCGATCTCTTTCCTGGCGCTGGAAGCCATCGGCGGCGCCATCACCCTGAGCTATGGCACCACAAATGCCATCATTGCCATCGTCGTGGCCTCCATTGCCATCCTGGTGATCGGCCTGCCCATTGCGCGTTACGCGACCAAGCACGGCGTCGATGTCGACCTGCTGACGCGGGGCGCGAGCTTTGGCTATATCGGCTCGACCATCACGTCGCTGATCTATGCTAGCTTCACCTTCATCCTGTTCGCCATCGAGGCCTCGATCATGTCGAGTGCGCTGCAGCTGGCGTTCGGCATTCCGCTGTGGATGGGCTACATCATCAGCGCGGTGGTGGTGATCCCGCTGGTGACGCATGGCGTGCAGATGATCAGCCGATTCCAGCTGATTACCCAGCCGATCTGGATCGTGCTCAATATCCTGCCCTTCATCTTCATTGCATTTCTCGACTGGGACAAGTTCGAGCTGTGGCGCGGCTTTGCCGGACTGGGGCTGCCGGAGGCGCCAGCCGGCAGCATGGCGCCGTTCGAACTGGCCAAGTTCGGCGCGGCCTCGGCGGTAATCCTGGCGCTGATGACCCAGATCGGCGAGCAGGTCGACTTCCTCCGCTTCCTGCCGGCCGAAGGCGCCAGCAAGTGGCGTCACAAGGTGGCGATCTTCCTGGCCGGTGCCGGCTGGGTGGTGGTGGGCGCGCCCAAGCTATTGGCGGGCTCGTTCCTGGCCTATCTCGCCCTCTCGGTGGGGGTAGCGCCCGAGCATGCGGCCGAACCCGGATACATGTATGCGGTGGCCTTTGGCTACATGATCCCCAATGAATTCCTGGCGCTGATGCTGATGGCCGTGTTCGTGGTGATCAGCCAGCTCAAGATCAATGTGATGAATGCCTATGCCGGCTCGCTGGCCTGGTCGAATTTCTTCTCGCGCCTGACGCATAGCCATCCCGGTCGCGTGGTGTGGCTGCTGTTCAATGTGGCGATTGCGCTGCTGCTGATGGAGTTGGGCATCTACCGGCTGCTCGAGGAGACTCTGGGGATTTTCTCGATCATCGCCATGGCCTGGCTGTGCTCGATCTCGGCAGACCTGTTCATCAACAAGCCACTGGGCCTGGCGCCGCCGGGCATCGAATTCAAGCGGGCGCATCTCTACGACATCAATCCGGTCGGCGTGGGCTCGATGCTGCTGGCCACGGTGATTGCGCTGGCCGCCCATTTCGGGGTGTTCGGCGCGATGGCGGCGGCCCTGTCGTCCTATGTGGCGCTGGTGGTGGCATTCATTGCCTCCCCGACGATCGCCTGGGCGACCAAGGGGCGGTATTATCTCGCGCGCAAGCCGCGCAAGCAGTGGCAGACACTGAACTCGGTGACCTGCTCGATCTGCGAGCATCCGTTCGAGCCCGAGGACATGGCCTGGTGCCCGGCCTATGCGGCGCCGATCTGTTCGCTGTGCTGTTCGCTCGATGCGCGCTGCCACGACATGTGCAAGCCACACGCGCATATCAGGGCCCAGACCCATGCGGTCGCCGCCAGCATCCTGCCCGAATGGGCCATTGCCAAGCTGCAGACAAGGCTCGGGCGCTATGGCATTGCCATGGCGATCGCGGTGACCATGCTGGGGGCGGCGCTGTGGCTGATCTACTATTTTGCCGCCGGTTCAGCGCCGCATACGGCCGATGTGGTGGGGGGCACGCTGGCGGTGGTGTTCTTCGTGTTTGCCGTCACCGCCGGGATCATCACCTGGTTCCTGGTGCTGGCGCATGACAGCCGGCTGGTCGCCGAAGAGGAAAGTTCGCGGCAGAACACGCTGCTGCTCAAGGAAATCAATGCGCATTCGCGCACCGATGCGGCGTTGCAGCGGGCCAAGGAAAAGGCCGAGGCCGCCAATCTGGCCAAGAGCCGCTATGTGGTGGGGCTGAGCCATGAGCTGCGCACGCCGCTCAATGCGGTGATGGGCTATGCGCAGGTACTGGAGCGCGATGCCGGCCTGCCGGAAAACCGGCGCGGCTCAGTGCAGATCATCAGGCGCAGTGCCGAACACCTGTCGGGGCTGATCGACGGGTTGCTCGACATTTCCAAGATCGAGGCAGGGCGGCTGCAGGTCTATTCCAACGAGATCAATATCCAGGATTTTCTGGACCAGATCGTCGACATGTTCCGCCTGCAGGCCAAGGCCAAGGGCCTCGAATTCCGGCACCGGCGGGCGCCGGCGCTGCCGCTCTATGTGCGCACGGACGAAAAGCGGCTGCGACAGATCCTGGTCAACCTGCTGTCGAATGCCATCAAATTCACCAGCGCCGGCCATGTCAGCTTTACGGTGGAATATCGCAACCAGGTGGCCAGCTTTGTCGTCGAGGACAGCGGCAGCGGCATTGGGCCAAGCGATATCGAGCATGTGTTCGAGCCCTTCGTGCGTGGCGAGGCGGAGCGCAACCGCTTCGTGCCCGGGCTGGGGCTGGGCCTGACGATCACCAAGCTGCTGACCGAAACGCTGGGCGGGGAGATCACGCTGACCAGCACGCTGGGGGTGGGGACGCGTTTCCAGGCGCGGCTGATGCTGAGCAAGGTGGAACGGGCGCAGGCGATCAGCGCCGATATCCGGCGGGTGGTCGGCTATTTGGGGCCGGCCCGCACCATCATGGTGGTGGACGACAATGAGGATCATCGCGACCTGATGCGCGAGATGCTGGCGCCACTGGGCTTTGCCGTGTTTGCCGCCAAGGACGGGCCGGCCTGCCTGCAGGGGCTGGAACTCGAGCAGCCGGACCTCTATTTCCTCGACATTCGCATGCCCGGCATGAGCGGCTGGGACTTGCTGGAGGCGCTGCGGACCCGTGGCGTCACGGCGCCCGTCATCATGCTCTCGGCCAATATCGGGGACGGCGCCGCGCCGACCGGCGCCGATACCGGCCATACCGACACGTTGGCCAAGCCGTTCGAGCTCAACCAGTTGCTGGACAAGCTGGCGACCCATCTCAAGCTGGAATGGGACTATGCCGCCCCGGCCTTGGCCCAGCAGCCGGCCAAACCGCCCAAACTGCGATCACCGGGGGGCGAACATTTGCGCGAGCTGGTCAGCCTGGGCCAGATCGGGCATGTGCGCGGGATCGAAGCCAAGCTGGTGGAACTGGCGGGCGTCGATGCCAACCGGCCGCTGGTGGAGGCACTGCGCCAGCATGTTGCCGCCTTCGACTTCGAGGGCTATGCCGAACTCATTGAGCGGGTGGGTCATGAGCCGGATTGAAAAAGACCAGGACATCGTACTGCTGGTCGATGACTCGCCGGAGTCATTGGGCTTTCTGACCTCGGCACTCGAGGATGCCGGGGTGACCGTGCTGGTGGCGCGCAGCGGCGAGGCGGCGCTCAACATTGCCCTGCGCGTGGCGCCGGACGTGGTGCTGATGGACGCCGTGATGCCGGGGCTGGATGGCTTTGAGACCTGCCGGCGGCTCAAGGCCATGGCAACCCTGACCCATGTGCCGGTGATCTTCATGACCGGGCTGACCGAGACCGAGCATATCGTGCATGCGCTCGAAAGCGGCGGCGTGGATTATCTGTCCAAGCCGATCAATGTGGATGAGCTGCGCGCCCGGATCCGGGTGCATCTGGCCAATGCCAGGCGGGCGCAGAGCGCGCGCATCGCCCTCGACGCGGCCGGGCGCCATCTGGTGGCGTTTGGCAGCAATGGCGTGGTGCTGTGGTCGACGCCGCAGAGCACAAGGCTGCTCGAGCAGTCGGGTGTGGATATCCAGGGTTCGGGCGAGATGGCCGGTCGTTTCCTGAGCTGGCGCGTGCAGCGGGGTGATGATCTGGCGCCGGGCAGCGGCTTCGAGCTGCGGCTGCCGGGGGCGCCGGAGCTGCAATATGCCTTTCTGGGCGTGGTGGGGGGCGACGAATATCTGTTCCGGCTGGCCCGTGCCCAGGCGGAGGGGCAGGAGGAGGTGCTGCGGCAGCATTTCGGGCTTACCCTGCGCGAAAGCGATGTGCTGCTGTGGATCGCCCGCGGCAAGTCCAACCGCGATATCGGGGAAATTCTGGGCCTCAGCCCGCGGACCGTGAACAAGCATCTTGAGCAGGTCTATACCAAGCTGGGTGTCGAGAACCGCGCTTCGGCAGCGATCAAGGCGATCCAGGCCCTGCAGGCGCTGTTCGAGCTGTAGCGCCGCGCGACGGGCTACGCATGTCGATCACAGATTGATTGCGCTGGAACCCTTGCCAGCACCACCCGTTGTTCGAGCAACCCCGCGGCAATAGATGGCCGGGGAGACGGTTTTGGCTCCGAACGTTGTGGAGCCATCCGGTCGGCGGATGCTGCAAAGGCTGACGCTCCTTTGTGGCGTTCCCGGTTGGGCGCGAAGCTTCGGCTTCGCGCCCTTTTTCGTTTTTGCCGACAAGATGTGAATCCAAGGCTATTTTTCAGGCGTTATGGCTTAATTTTATGCATTGTACAAAATTGTCTCATTTGTAGGCGAATTCTATTGCGCGTCGTTCGCGGGTAGGCTTGTCTTGCTGCATATTCATCCGGGGACATTCGATATGCGCATGCACAGGCTCATCACTACTTCCGTCCTTGTCGCTCTGGCCGGGCTGTCCACCCTGCCGGCCATGGCGCAGACGGCTGTCAAGTTCACGCTGGACTGGAAATATGAGGGTCCAGCGGCCGGCTTTCTGCTGGCGCTGGACAAGGGATATTTCAAGGCGGAAGGGCTCGACGTCACCATCGACAGCGGCAATGGCTCGGTCGAGGCCATTCCGCGCGTCGCCACCGGTGCCTATCAAATGGGCTTTGGCGACATCAATTCAGTGATCAAATATCTCGACGAGGATCCCAGCCAGCCGGTCAAGGCCGTGATGATGGTCTATGAGAAGCCGGTCTTTGCCGTGGTCGGCCGGAAGTCGCTGGGCGTCACCGAAGATCCGAAGTCGCTGGAAGGCAAGACCCTGGGCGCGCCGCCGCCGGATGGCGCTTTTGCGCAATGGCCGGCCTTTGTCGAGGCTGCCGGGATCGATACCTCGGGCATTACGCTGGAATCGATCGGTTTCCCCGTGCGCGAGCCGATGCTGGCTTCGGGCGATGTCGATGGCGTGTTCGGCTTTGCCTTTTCGGTGATCCTCAACCTCAAGGCCAATGGGGTGCCTGACGAGGACATCGCCACCATCCTGTTCGCTGACAACGGGCTGAACCTTTATGGCAATGCCGTGCTGGTCAACGAAACCTTCGCCGAGGGAAACCCAGAGGCCGTGAAGGGTTTCCTGCGCGCGCTGGTCAAGGGCTTCTCGGATGCGGTCGCTGATCCGGCGGCAGGCGTTGCTGCCGTATTGGCACGCAATGAAACGCTCAACAGCGATATCGAACTCGAAAGGCTCGACATGGCCAATGCGATGAATATCAAGACGCCCTACGTGATCGAAAACGGGTTTGGCGATGTCGACATGGACCGGTTGGCTGCGTCGATCGAGACGCTCAAGGTTTCCATGGGCCTGACCGGCGCCGTCGCAGCGGCGGACGTGTTCGACGCGCAGTATCTGGCGCCGGCTGCCGAGCGCATGCTGCCGTAATCAACGCCACATGGCCCGGGCAGTTTTGTCCGGGCCTTTTTCGCAGCCGGAGGCAGGATGGCTCTCGTCAGTATCGACAATGTGGATATGCGCTATGGCGGGGCTGGGGGAACCCTGGCGGTCAGCGGGCTCAACATGCGGATCGCGCGCGGTGACTTCGTTGCCGTGGTCGGCCCATCGGGCTGTGGCAAGTCCACCCTGATGAAGCTGGTCACCGGCCTGCACATTCCCCAGCAAGGCACGGTGATCGTGGCGGGCAGTCAGGTCACCAAGCCCGTATCAATCGTGGGCATGGCGTTTCAGAACCCGACCATGCTGCCCTGGCGCACGACGCTGGAGAATATCCTGCTGCCGCTCGAAATCGTCGAGAGGCACCGCCATCGGCTGCGGGCCAACAAGGCCGAGTATGTCGCCAAGGCGGAGCGCCTGCTCGAGACCGTGGGGCTCAAGGGGTTTGGCGACAAGTTCCCTTGGCAGTTGTCGGGCGGCATGCAGCAACGGGCCAATCTGTCCCGGGCGCTGATCCATGAGCCTGAACTGCTGATGCTGGACGAACCCTTCGGGGCCCTCGATGCCTTTACCCGCGAAGAGCTGTGGTGTGTCATTCGCGACCTGCATGCGGCGCAGGATGTCACCATCGTGCTGGTGACGCATGACCTGCGCGAGTCGGTGTTCCTGGCCGACAAGGTCATGGTCATGAGTGCTCGACCGGGGCGCGTGGTGGCCGAGCATGTGGTGCCGTTTGCGCGACCGCGTCAGCTCGACCTCATGTATGACAGCGCCTTCAACGAAATGGTGCAGGCATTGCATGGCGAGATCGCCAATGCGAGGGCGGCAGCATGACCGGGGTGGAAAGTGTCGTTGCCGATTCCGTGTTGCCCCCGCCCAAAGGCGTTACAATCAACTGGCTGCTGCTGGCGCCCTGGCTCTACACGATAGCCCTCTTCCTGGTGTGGGAGGTTGTCGTGCGTGCGATGGGGATTTCACAGACCGTACTGCCCGCGCCGAGCCGCATTGCCGAGGCGATCGTGCAATACTGGTCGCCGATCTGGAAGAACTCGCTGCAGACGCTCTATACCACCGTGCTGGGCTTTCTGCTGGCGGTGGTTGCCGGGCTGGGACTGGGCCTGTTCGTGGGTTGGTCCAAGTCCATCTATGCCGGGCTCTATCCGATCATGATCGGGTTCAACGCCATCCCCAAGGTGGCGCTGGTGCCGATCCTGGTGATCTGGTTCGGCATCGGCACGGTGCCCGCCGTGCTGACGGCCTTCCTGATCTCGTTCTTTCCCATCGTGGTCAATGTTGCGACCGGGCTTGCCACGATCGAGCCCGAGACCGAGGACGTGCTGCGCGCCCTGGGCGCCAAAAAGCTCGACATCATGCTCAAGGTCGGCATTCCGCGCTCGATGCCCTATTTCTTCGGCTCGCTGAAGATCGCCATCACGCTGGCCTTTGTCGGCTCGGTGGTGTCGGAATCGGTGGCATCCAATTCGGGGCTGGGCAATATGATGAGCTCGGCGCAAAGCCAGTTCAACGTGCCACTGGTGTTTGCCGGACTGATGATGCTCGCCGTCGAGGGCATCGCCATGTACGCGCTGATGGCCTGGCTGGAAAAGCGCATGACCGGCTGGGCGCACCGTTCGACGATGAGCAACTAGTCGCCGTTCACCAGGCTCAGGCGCTCCAGCGTCGCTTGATCGGCGGGGTCGACCATGCCGGCCAGGAAGCGGGTGACGATTGCGCGGGAATCCGGGGGCAGGCTGGCAATTGCCTGGTTGATGCGACTGGCCTGGGTGGCCGACAGGGTGCCGAAGAAGTCGCGGCCCTTGTCGGTGGCAAACAGCAGGCGCTGGCGGCGGTCGGAGCGGCCGGTCTTCTGCTCGACATAGCCATTGTCGATGAGCTGGCGCAGGACGCGGGCCAGGCTCTGCTTGGTGATCTTGAGGATGTCGAGCAGATCGGCCACCGGCATGCCGGGACGCAGATTGACGAAATAGAGGACGCGATGGTGGGCCCGCCCGAAGCCCTGGTGCTCGAGCATGGCATCGGCGTCGCCGGTGAAATCGCGATAGGCGAAAAAGAACAGGCCCATGATGTCGAGGGGAAGGGCCTGCCCGTCGGGCCCAGCGTAATTTATGTCAGCCTTGTTGACATTTTTTTCGTACGCTGCCATTGTCTTCCCATCAGGACGCCGTTGATGTCTTATCCCTCAGCCTTTGTGGTTTGCCAAGGCCCCGGAGGTCGGGCATGATCGTTGCCAAACAGGTAGCGGGGACGGTGTCTGCAAGCATATTCGGGAGACGAGGATGGCCGGCGTGCCGATGGACCAGCGTGAAGGCTGGATCTGGTTTGATGGCGAGTTCAAACCGTGGAAAGACGCAAAGATTCATGTGCTGACGCATGGGCTGCACTATGCCAGCTCGGTGTTTGAAGGTGAACGCGCCTATGGCGGCGAAATCTTCAAGTCGCGCGAGCATTCCGAGCGGTTGATCCGTTCGGCGGCGACGCTGGACATGCCTATGCCCTGGTCGGTCGACCAGATCGAGGAGGCCAAGCGGGCCGTGCTCGACAAGAATGGCCTGGTCGATGCCTATGTGCGTCCCGTGGCCTGGCGCGGTTCGGAAGAGCTGAGCGTGCCGGCGCGCAACAATACCGTGCATCTGGCGATCGCGGCCTGGATCTGGCCGAGCTATTTCTCGGTCGAAGAAAAGCTCAAGGGCATTCGCCTCGAATGGAGCAAGTGGAAGCGCCCGTCGCCGGAGACGATTCCATCTTCGGCCAAGGCTGCCGGTCTCTACATGATCTGCACGCTGAGCAAGGACGCGGCCATGGCCAATGGCTATGCCGACGCGCTGATGCTGGATTATCGCGGCTATGTGGCGGAAGCCACCGGCGCCAATGTGTTCTTCATCAAGGGCAAGGACATCACCACGCCGACGCCCGACTGTTTCCTCAACGGCATTACAAGGCAGACGCTGATCGAGCTGGCCAAGCGCAATGGCTATACGGTGACCGAGCGTCACATCATGCCGGAAGAGCTGAGCCAGTTCGACGAAT
This sequence is a window from Devosia beringensis. Protein-coding genes within it:
- a CDS encoding response regulator transcription factor, producing MSRIEKDQDIVLLVDDSPESLGFLTSALEDAGVTVLVARSGEAALNIALRVAPDVVLMDAVMPGLDGFETCRRLKAMATLTHVPVIFMTGLTETEHIVHALESGGVDYLSKPINVDELRARIRVHLANARRAQSARIALDAAGRHLVAFGSNGVVLWSTPQSTRLLEQSGVDIQGSGEMAGRFLSWRVQRGDDLAPGSGFELRLPGAPELQYAFLGVVGGDEYLFRLARAQAEGQEEVLRQHFGLTLRESDVLLWIARGKSNRDIGEILGLSPRTVNKHLEQVYTKLGVENRASAAIKAIQALQALFEL
- a CDS encoding ABC transporter substrate-binding protein, with translation MHRLITTSVLVALAGLSTLPAMAQTAVKFTLDWKYEGPAAGFLLALDKGYFKAEGLDVTIDSGNGSVEAIPRVATGAYQMGFGDINSVIKYLDEDPSQPVKAVMMVYEKPVFAVVGRKSLGVTEDPKSLEGKTLGAPPPDGAFAQWPAFVEAAGIDTSGITLESIGFPVREPMLASGDVDGVFGFAFSVILNLKANGVPDEDIATILFADNGLNLYGNAVLVNETFAEGNPEAVKGFLRALVKGFSDAVADPAAGVAAVLARNETLNSDIELERLDMANAMNIKTPYVIENGFGDVDMDRLAASIETLKVSMGLTGAVAAADVFDAQYLAPAAERMLP
- a CDS encoding ABC transporter ATP-binding protein, with the translated sequence MRYGGAGGTLAVSGLNMRIARGDFVAVVGPSGCGKSTLMKLVTGLHIPQQGTVIVAGSQVTKPVSIVGMAFQNPTMLPWRTTLENILLPLEIVERHRHRLRANKAEYVAKAERLLETVGLKGFGDKFPWQLSGGMQQRANLSRALIHEPELLMLDEPFGALDAFTREELWCVIRDLHAAQDVTIVLVTHDLRESVFLADKVMVMSARPGRVVAEHVVPFARPRQLDLMYDSAFNEMVQALHGEIANARAAA
- a CDS encoding ABC transporter permease is translated as MTGVESVVADSVLPPPKGVTINWLLLAPWLYTIALFLVWEVVVRAMGISQTVLPAPSRIAEAIVQYWSPIWKNSLQTLYTTVLGFLLAVVAGLGLGLFVGWSKSIYAGLYPIMIGFNAIPKVALVPILVIWFGIGTVPAVLTAFLISFFPIVVNVATGLATIEPETEDVLRALGAKKLDIMLKVGIPRSMPYFFGSLKIAITLAFVGSVVSESVASNSGLGNMMSSAQSQFNVPLVFAGLMMLAVEGIAMYALMAWLEKRMTGWAHRSTMSN
- a CDS encoding MarR family winged helix-turn-helix transcriptional regulator; this encodes MAAYEKNVNKADINYAGPDGQALPLDIMGLFFFAYRDFTGDADAMLEHQGFGRAHHRVLYFVNLRPGMPVADLLDILKITKQSLARVLRQLIDNGYVEQKTGRSDRRQRLLFATDKGRDFFGTLSATQASRINQAIASLPPDSRAIVTRFLAGMVDPADQATLERLSLVNGD
- a CDS encoding branched-chain amino acid aminotransferase is translated as MAGVPMDQREGWIWFDGEFKPWKDAKIHVLTHGLHYASSVFEGERAYGGEIFKSREHSERLIRSAATLDMPMPWSVDQIEEAKRAVLDKNGLVDAYVRPVAWRGSEELSVPARNNTVHLAIAAWIWPSYFSVEEKLKGIRLEWSKWKRPSPETIPSSAKAAGLYMICTLSKDAAMANGYADALMLDYRGYVAEATGANVFFIKGKDITTPTPDCFLNGITRQTLIELAKRNGYTVTERHIMPEELSQFDECFLTGTAAEVTPVSVIGDYKFTPGDGCRTLIDAYSAEVQPKRAAAE